Proteins from one Triticum aestivum cultivar Chinese Spring chromosome 7A, IWGSC CS RefSeq v2.1, whole genome shotgun sequence genomic window:
- the LOC123154494 gene encoding F-box protein PP2-B11: MESCEIARLPEELVSAALSLTSPRDACRAAAVSPAFRAAADSDAVWACFLPLLADQPPLADGEALLACGKKDLFLRLSGSSVLLPGGLMSMWLDRETAAKCYMVAARELSIAWRDTPQHWTWIPLEDSRFSDSAELIWVCWLEIRGKIHSKMLSQGSTYAVYTVYKLAEEPDGLNFPVNASVSVGGSILASKVCLQRDPHMIHPEDVALPHQRVDGWMELELGELVCEAGEDGDVSFGLSETESLYCKSGLILQGIEIRCKN; encoded by the exons aTGGAGTCCTGCGAGATCGCGCGCCTGCCGGAGGAGCTCGTGTCGGCGGCGCTCTCCCTCACGTCGCCGCGCGACGCCTGCCGCGCCGCGGCGGTCTCCCCGGCCTTCCGCGCAGCCGCCGACTCGGACGCCGTCTGGGCCTGCTTCCTACCGCTGCTCGCCGACCAACCGCCGCTCGCTGACGGAGAGGCGCTGCTGGCGTGCGGGAAGAAGGACCTGTTCCTCCGCCTCTCCGGCAGCTCCGTCCTCCTCCCAGGCGGACTCATG AGCATGTGGCTGGACAGGGAGACCGCCGCCAAGTGCTACATGGTGGCGGCGAGGGAGCTGTCCATCGCGTGGCGCGACACACCGCAACACTGGACCTGGATCCCTCTCGAGGACTCCAG GTTCTCCGACAGTGCTGAACTCATCTGGGTTTGTTGGTTGGAAATCCGCGGCAAGATACACAGCAAGATGCTGTCCCAAGGCTCAACTTACGCCGTTTACACCGTGTACAAGCTAGCAGAGGAGCCCGACGGGCTCAACTTTCCGGTCAATGCATCGGTGAGCGTTGGAGGAAGCATTCTTGCGTCCAAGGTCTGCCTCCAACGTGACCCGCACATGATCCATCCCGAGGATGTAGCGCTCCCTCATCAAAGGGTCGATGGTTGGATGGAGCTGGAGTTGGGTGAGCTTGTTTGTGAGGCCGGTGAAGATGGCGACGTGTCCTTTGGCCTGTCAGAGACTGAATCTTTGTACTGTAAGAGCGGTCTCATCTTGCAGGGCATCGAGATCAGGTGTAAGAATTAG